From Pelotomaculum schinkii, one genomic window encodes:
- a CDS encoding recombinase family protein encodes MWYATSVKGILRNDAHIGTLRCGTTKVSKMKGKKVGVDKEEQFVHPDFMPAIINKEDFNMV; translated from the coding sequence TTGTGGTATGCCACTAGCGTAAAGGGGATCTTGAGAAACGACGCCCATATCGGAACCTTACGTTGTGGTACTACCAAGGTAAGCAAAATGAAAGGCAAGAAGGTCGGGGTGGACAAGGAAGAACAATTCGTCCACCCCGATTTTATGCCTGCCATTATTAATAAGGAAGACTTCAACATGGTCTAG
- a CDS encoding sodium-translocating pyrophosphatase, whose product MTLAWYGVITGAVALLFALATFASIMKESMGTPKMKEISEAVQEGAMAYLNRQYKTLIPFTIVVAILLVLVLPMLDPRVKGIPLMISFLVGAVCSAIAGYIGMNSTTKSNARTAEAARSFGLGKALNVSFRAGSVMGLSVAGLGLLGVSVLFLIYKDAVVINSFAFGASAIAFFARVGGGIYTKAADVGADLVGKVEAGIPEDDPRNPATIADNVGDNVGDTAGMGADLFESYAATTIAAMIIGNSIFGPKGALFPLLVGAIGIIASIIGTFFVRTGEGGNPQTALNVGLWATNLMTAIGVYLLSTRTFPGRDGVGIFLAVAAGLIVNIAIGALTEYYTANNKPPCLRIAEASKTGPATNVIHGLAVGMESVFYPMVFFAGAIYFAFWAASWVDPSHAIYGIAMAAMGMLSTAGIVVAMDSFGPVADNAGGIAEMAELPEEVREKTDRLDAVGNTTAAIAKGFAIGSAALTALALFQAFADEVARNPKLAHLLTNGHLVINLNNPTVLVGLLLGASIPFVVGSATMRAVGDAAFGMVNEVRRQFREISGIMEGEAKPDYARCVSIATGAAISKMIFPGLVAVIVPLVVGFGLGALALAGYLAGLTATGVLMALFLANAGGAWDNAKKWIEAGNLGGKKIDGKPNPVHQAAVIGDTVGDPCKDTSGPAMNPLIKVAGTIALIIASVLFH is encoded by the coding sequence ATGACACTTGCTTGGTACGGCGTAATAACCGGGGCAGTCGCCCTTCTTTTTGCGCTTGCAACATTTGCAAGCATTATGAAAGAATCCATGGGCACCCCCAAAATGAAAGAGATTTCGGAAGCGGTTCAGGAAGGCGCCATGGCCTATCTGAACCGGCAGTACAAAACCCTGATACCTTTTACTATTGTTGTTGCAATATTACTTGTATTAGTGTTGCCTATGCTTGATCCCCGGGTTAAAGGAATTCCTTTGATGATATCATTCCTCGTGGGTGCTGTTTGTTCAGCTATTGCAGGATACATCGGAATGAACAGCACTACCAAATCAAACGCTCGGACTGCGGAAGCTGCTCGTAGTTTTGGCTTGGGCAAAGCACTGAATGTTTCCTTCCGCGCCGGCTCAGTTATGGGACTGTCTGTAGCAGGTTTAGGCCTATTGGGAGTTTCTGTTTTATTCCTTATTTATAAAGACGCCGTTGTTATCAACAGCTTTGCCTTTGGCGCATCTGCCATCGCGTTCTTTGCCAGGGTCGGCGGCGGTATTTACACCAAGGCTGCCGATGTGGGCGCAGACCTTGTAGGTAAGGTTGAAGCCGGTATTCCCGAAGATGACCCGCGTAATCCGGCTACTATCGCCGATAACGTGGGTGACAACGTAGGCGATACCGCCGGTATGGGCGCCGATCTGTTCGAGTCATACGCCGCGACCACCATCGCCGCTATGATTATCGGTAATAGTATTTTCGGGCCCAAGGGCGCCCTTTTCCCACTGTTGGTAGGAGCGATTGGGATTATCGCTTCTATTATCGGCACTTTTTTTGTACGTACCGGTGAAGGCGGCAACCCGCAGACGGCTCTTAATGTGGGCCTGTGGGCCACCAATCTTATGACCGCTATCGGCGTATACTTATTATCTACCAGGACTTTCCCCGGCAGGGATGGCGTGGGTATTTTTCTGGCGGTTGCCGCCGGGTTGATTGTTAACATTGCTATCGGCGCCCTGACCGAATATTACACCGCTAATAACAAACCGCCCTGCCTGCGGATCGCCGAGGCCTCCAAGACCGGGCCGGCCACCAACGTCATCCATGGCCTGGCGGTAGGGATGGAGTCGGTGTTCTATCCGATGGTGTTCTTTGCGGGCGCGATTTATTTCGCTTTCTGGGCTGCTAGTTGGGTTGACCCAAGCCATGCCATTTACGGTATTGCCATGGCTGCCATGGGTATGCTATCCACCGCCGGCATAGTGGTGGCTATGGACTCCTTCGGCCCCGTCGCCGACAACGCCGGCGGTATTGCTGAGATGGCCGAATTGCCTGAAGAAGTCCGTGAAAAGACCGACAGGCTGGACGCTGTGGGCAACACCACCGCTGCCATCGCCAAGGGTTTTGCCATCGGTTCGGCGGCGCTTACAGCTTTAGCCCTCTTCCAGGCCTTTGCCGACGAAGTGGCCAGGAACCCGAAACTTGCGCATCTATTGACGAATGGCCACCTGGTTATCAACCTGAACAACCCGACGGTGCTGGTGGGACTCCTGCTTGGCGCATCCATTCCTTTTGTTGTCGGCTCTGCCACCATGCGTGCCGTGGGTGATGCCGCTTTCGGTATGGTGAACGAAGTGCGCCGCCAATTCCGTGAAATTTCGGGGATTATGGAAGGCGAGGCCAAGCCGGACTATGCCCGCTGCGTCAGTATCGCCACCGGCGCCGCCATCAGCAAGATGATCTTCCCCGGCCTTGTGGCTGTTATCGTGCCGCTAGTTGTGGGCTTTGGCCTGGGCGCGCTGGCCTTGGCCGGTTACCTGGCCGGTTTGACCGCCACCGGCGTTCTGATGGCCCTGTTCCTAGCCAACGCCGGCGGCGCCTGGGATAATGCCAAGAAGTGGATTGAAGCGGGCAACCTGGGCGGTAAAAAGATCGACGGCAAGCCCAACCCGGTCCACCAGGCAGCGGTTATCGGCGACACTGTCGGCGACCCCTGCAAGGATACTTCCGGACCTGCCATGAACCCGCTAATCAAAGTTGCAGGTACCATTGCCCTAATTATTGCTTCCGTTTTATTCCACTAA
- a CDS encoding acetate--CoA ligase family protein — MKISAPRQYVVDNLKYALSPSSIAVVGASRYSTKVGYKVIEGLKNWGYKGTIYPVNPRAEKIHGLKAYKTVMDIPGEVDLVFVAVPAHLVKMVLEHAVAKKAKMTVIATSAFKEIGRGDLQNRLTQFCRDNKLPLIGPNLVGMGSPYLNFNCGFIPYLPIKGPVAMISQSGANLLAALGTSQTSHFGMSFFVGLGNKADVDFAEFVAYGAKDPNTKCISTYIEGLDSPEAYVKACQSVVREKPVVAIKVGGSKIGVKAAFAHTASENEGTDDAYYDKIFEKAGAIRAGTWQEFLDISLALGMQPELKSDNVVMITNGGGSGLLACDHFERVGMPLTELKDISPSLIQKIRAYMPMFGSPLNPVDIAGTASPIQYKGAFRQALRDPNVDGVIGSICPTAVTDVPAVTDIAIEIYETYKHLGKPFIMECQGGGECNESIMKLRDHGIPAYPTPEQAVNAMVALRKYAKIKKMIG; from the coding sequence ATGAAAATCAGCGCTCCTCGTCAATATGTGGTTGATAATTTGAAGTATGCCCTCAGCCCCTCTTCCATCGCTGTTGTAGGCGCTTCACGTTATAGTACCAAAGTCGGTTACAAGGTTATCGAAGGCTTGAAAAACTGGGGTTATAAGGGGACCATCTATCCGGTTAACCCACGGGCGGAGAAGATCCACGGCTTAAAAGCATATAAGACCGTCATGGATATTCCGGGTGAGGTGGACTTGGTCTTTGTCGCTGTCCCCGCTCATCTGGTGAAAATGGTTCTGGAACATGCCGTGGCTAAAAAGGCTAAAATGACAGTTATTGCTACAAGCGCTTTTAAGGAAATCGGCAGGGGAGACCTGCAAAACCGCCTGACTCAGTTTTGCCGGGACAACAAGCTGCCTCTGATTGGTCCTAACCTGGTTGGAATGGGCAGTCCTTATCTTAACTTCAACTGTGGTTTTATCCCCTATCTGCCCATTAAGGGCCCGGTGGCAATGATATCCCAGTCGGGAGCAAACCTGCTGGCCGCCCTGGGGACTTCACAGACTTCCCATTTTGGCATGAGCTTTTTCGTCGGCCTGGGCAACAAGGCAGATGTGGACTTTGCCGAGTTTGTCGCTTACGGAGCTAAAGATCCCAATACCAAATGCATTTCCACGTATATAGAGGGCCTGGATTCTCCGGAAGCATATGTTAAGGCCTGCCAGTCTGTTGTCCGTGAAAAACCGGTAGTAGCTATCAAGGTCGGAGGATCCAAGATCGGGGTTAAAGCGGCTTTTGCCCATACCGCATCTGAAAACGAAGGTACTGATGATGCTTACTACGATAAGATTTTTGAAAAAGCCGGAGCTATCAGGGCCGGCACATGGCAGGAGTTTTTAGATATTTCCCTTGCCCTAGGTATGCAACCCGAATTAAAAAGTGATAATGTAGTTATGATCACAAATGGCGGCGGTTCAGGCTTGCTGGCCTGCGATCACTTTGAAAGAGTCGGCATGCCCTTAACTGAACTGAAAGATATTTCTCCTAGTCTTATTCAGAAAATCAGGGCTTACATGCCCATGTTCGGTTCGCCCCTGAACCCTGTGGACATTGCCGGCACGGCTTCCCCCATTCAGTATAAGGGAGCTTTCAGGCAGGCCCTACGTGACCCGAACGTCGACGGTGTTATAGGTTCTATCTGCCCTACAGCCGTCACCGACGTCCCTGCTGTGACCGACATCGCCATTGAGATTTATGAAACCTATAAACACCTCGGGAAGCCGTTTATCATGGAATGCCAGGGTGGAGGCGAATGCAACGAATCGATAATGAAGCTCAGGGACCACGGCATTCCCGCTTATCCTACACCGGAACAAGCTGTTAATGCTATGGTTGCTTTAAGAAAATACGCGAAAATTAAAAAAATGATTGGTTAG
- a CDS encoding AsnC family transcriptional regulator, whose protein sequence is MSDKQQKDAPAYMLGSDQRQEWMRDYFFAPRGIGFSEPGIVPLDDAAMSAYNVAKSSYQIHPDVFNMDYLSKAVGLGKNEIVKRLHRLYDEHLIMFVMNPATQVYGWGLYYWLVKLKENTPRETKAKLSEWYQNKDDICTGYECSGDFDYFNGNHMRVLDNLLADVIEPWKNNPEIEFVHLCPIRRDIRESNVNMWDAPGDSYRELFWGKDQLEKLAKIQDKMDLTDLKIIQALNTKKPMEELFDFKVLADISGLDPKEMLAGIKDVVENKRILVPLFHLNFMKLGLTNHAYVIRLFQTIPSYRKAQIADELSRIPELNNVVEFTDSLYDISVWAYNEISDTKALKEKLNSYSEIEDIKEADIYRQFRRWVCRMDDQNGFWEECVFTDDFLQDRTVKDGIKCSMARKEEE, encoded by the coding sequence ATGTCTGATAAACAACAAAAAGATGCACCAGCTTATATGCTTGGTAGTGATCAAAGGCAAGAGTGGATGAGAGATTACTTTTTTGCACCCAGAGGGATTGGCTTTTCAGAACCGGGTATCGTACCGCTGGACGACGCAGCCATGAGCGCGTATAACGTGGCAAAATCCTCATACCAGATCCATCCCGACGTCTTCAACATGGATTACCTGTCCAAAGCTGTTGGGTTGGGTAAAAATGAAATTGTTAAACGGCTGCACAGGCTCTATGATGAACACCTGATTATGTTTGTGATGAATCCCGCCACCCAGGTCTACGGATGGGGGCTATATTACTGGCTTGTTAAACTAAAAGAAAACACTCCCAGGGAGACCAAGGCAAAATTATCAGAATGGTATCAAAACAAGGATGATATCTGTACCGGTTATGAATGCAGCGGCGATTTTGATTATTTTAACGGAAACCATATGAGGGTTTTGGATAACCTGCTGGCCGATGTTATTGAACCCTGGAAAAACAACCCGGAAATAGAGTTTGTGCATCTTTGCCCGATCCGCCGTGACATCCGGGAATCTAATGTCAATATGTGGGACGCGCCTGGAGATTCCTACCGTGAACTTTTCTGGGGCAAGGATCAGTTGGAAAAGTTGGCAAAAATACAGGACAAGATGGACCTGACGGATTTAAAAATTATCCAGGCCTTGAACACTAAAAAACCAATGGAAGAGCTTTTTGACTTCAAAGTCCTGGCTGATATTTCAGGCCTGGATCCAAAAGAAATGTTGGCCGGAATCAAAGATGTCGTAGAAAACAAACGTATACTGGTTCCCCTGTTTCACCTTAATTTTATGAAGCTTGGCCTTACCAACCATGCATATGTAATACGTTTGTTCCAAACTATACCCAGTTATCGCAAGGCTCAAATTGCCGATGAACTGTCACGGATTCCGGAACTGAATAACGTCGTTGAATTTACTGATTCTTTATATGATATATCTGTCTGGGCCTATAATGAAATTTCGGATACCAAAGCTTTGAAGGAAAAACTCAACTCTTACAGCGAGATCGAAGACATAAAAGAAGCCGATATCTACAGGCAATTCCGGCGCTGGGTATGCCGGATGGACGACCAGAACGGTTTTTGGGAAGAATGTGTGTTTACCGACGATTTCCTCCAGGACCGCACTGTGAAAGACGGAATAAAATGCAGCATGGCCAGGAAGGAGGAGGAATAA
- a CDS encoding sigma-54-dependent Fis family transcriptional regulator, with protein MSLAQLRKNNSLLKEEWQNFIKYDKQPVKVNRAILSSWQRCKRLGIDPYGGESTKILSSAELTGKLEQNENFLRVVKPYMDKMYQMIKGSGYVVFLTDNEGWVLYVVGDKKILRDFEDNLNFGIGVSWSEQAVGTTAVAMVLAEGVPVPFIAEEKYCMKLKERACSAVPIKDPEGKIIGVLGFAMSFQMVKKINCQIFGILVAAEMAIENHLLVMKTRENLHVISQYYKAVFDSVAEAVVTIDRKGIIRDINKSAGGLLSINHEQAVGRKASEILDFHPVTLKTFDSEKGCRNQEVILDSKRGKIFLNSIPILKDDGEIAGVIGVFREAKEQKNLASKNNSKAKFTFDSIIGNSREIQEVKRLANIAARESSNVLLFGESGTGKELFAQAIHNAGFRAEGPFIAVNCGAIPKELIESEFFGYEKGAFTGACQGGRPGKFELAVGGTIFLDEIGEMPKDLQVRLLRVLQEKEVTRLGGAKVVPVDVRVIAATNKDLSRMVAEGSFREDLYWRLNIISINIPPLSQRNGDIPLLIEYFLEKHSRKRGKKYSLSKNTREILLNYHWPGNVRELENALERAALFAENGYILPEHLPGYITTSKPQYNKTSTGTLSLEEAEKQSIQQALDISRGNLSQTAKILGIARNTLYCKMRKYQIGCYEN; from the coding sequence ATGTCGCTTGCTCAATTAAGAAAAAACAACTCCTTACTTAAAGAGGAATGGCAGAATTTTATAAAGTATGATAAACAGCCGGTTAAAGTTAACCGGGCGATTCTTTCATCCTGGCAAAGGTGTAAAAGGTTGGGCATTGATCCTTATGGTGGGGAAAGTACGAAAATATTATCTAGTGCGGAGCTAACCGGAAAGTTAGAGCAAAATGAAAACTTTTTGAGAGTAGTCAAGCCTTATATGGATAAGATGTATCAAATGATAAAAGGTTCGGGTTATGTTGTTTTTTTGACGGATAATGAGGGCTGGGTATTGTATGTTGTAGGGGACAAAAAAATATTAAGAGACTTCGAGGACAACTTGAACTTTGGTATTGGGGTTAGCTGGAGCGAGCAGGCGGTGGGCACAACAGCTGTCGCAATGGTACTGGCAGAGGGAGTCCCCGTGCCGTTTATTGCTGAAGAAAAATACTGCATGAAGCTAAAGGAGCGGGCTTGTTCGGCAGTGCCTATCAAAGATCCAGAGGGGAAAATTATTGGGGTACTGGGTTTTGCCATGAGCTTCCAAATGGTGAAGAAAATTAACTGCCAAATCTTCGGCATACTGGTGGCGGCTGAAATGGCAATTGAAAATCACCTGCTGGTTATGAAGACAAGAGAAAATCTTCATGTGATAAGCCAATATTATAAGGCTGTATTTGATTCGGTTGCAGAAGCGGTTGTGACGATTGATAGGAAAGGAATAATCAGGGATATCAACAAGAGCGCAGGAGGGCTCCTATCAATCAATCATGAACAAGCAGTCGGCAGGAAAGCGAGTGAAATCCTGGATTTTCACCCGGTTACGCTAAAAACATTTGATTCCGAAAAAGGTTGTCGCAACCAAGAGGTTATTCTTGATTCCAAACGGGGGAAAATATTTTTAAATAGTATTCCCATATTAAAAGACGATGGTGAAATCGCTGGAGTTATAGGTGTCTTCAGGGAAGCTAAAGAACAAAAAAACTTAGCTTCTAAAAATAACAGCAAAGCAAAATTTACTTTTGACAGCATAATAGGGAACAGCAGGGAAATCCAGGAAGTTAAACGATTGGCAAACATAGCTGCCAGGGAATCTTCTAACGTACTGCTGTTTGGTGAAAGCGGGACTGGAAAGGAATTATTTGCTCAAGCTATTCACAATGCAGGTTTCCGGGCGGAGGGCCCCTTTATAGCCGTTAATTGCGGGGCGATACCAAAAGAACTGATAGAAAGCGAATTTTTTGGTTATGAGAAGGGGGCTTTTACAGGGGCATGCCAGGGCGGCCGCCCTGGGAAATTTGAACTTGCGGTGGGCGGGACAATCTTTTTAGATGAAATAGGGGAAATGCCTAAAGACCTCCAGGTAAGGCTATTAAGGGTTTTACAGGAAAAAGAAGTTACACGGTTAGGCGGTGCGAAAGTTGTACCGGTGGACGTCAGGGTCATCGCCGCCACGAACAAGGACCTGTCAAGGATGGTGGCGGAGGGTAGTTTCAGGGAGGATCTTTACTGGAGGTTAAATATAATATCTATAAATATTCCCCCTTTGTCTCAGCGAAATGGTGACATACCTCTGTTAATTGAATATTTTCTTGAAAAACATTCCCGGAAGCGTGGAAAAAAATATTCTTTAAGTAAAAATACAAGGGAGATTTTACTTAATTACCATTGGCCCGGAAACGTCCGTGAATTGGAAAACGCCCTGGAAAGGGCGGCGCTCTTTGCGGAAAATGGTTACATTTTGCCTGAACACCTTCCTGGATATATTACTACATCTAAACCGCAGTACAATAAAACATCCACAGGAACGCTTTCTTTGGAGGAAGCAGAAAAGCAGTCGATTCAACAAGCTCTGGATATAAGCAGGGGAAATTTAAGTCAAACAGCTAAAATTTTAGGGATTGCCCGGAATACACTTTACTGTAAAATGAGGAAATATCAAATAGGGTGTTATGAAAACTAA
- the istB gene encoding IS21-like element helper ATPase IstB, translating to MLNDSTVTKLHEMKLSVMAAAFREQLKNANLSDMAFEERFGLLIDAEWAARKNNRLSRLIKNAGFAFNDACIENIEYHDDRKLDKAQIIRLASCNYIQEAHNIIILGATGSGKTYLSNAFGMAANRNFYTVKYVRLPDLLGELAIARGEGTYRKVIKAYKQVKLLILDEWLLFPLKESEARDLLEIVESRYKKASTIFCSQFEIGGWYHKIGEPTLADAISDRIVHDSYTIFIDGKNSMRERKGIADR from the coding sequence ATGCTAAACGATTCGACCGTAACCAAGCTTCACGAAATGAAGCTTAGTGTCATGGCCGCAGCATTCCGGGAACAGCTCAAAAACGCAAACTTGTCTGACATGGCTTTTGAAGAACGCTTCGGTCTGCTGATCGATGCCGAATGGGCAGCCCGTAAAAACAATCGGCTGTCGCGCTTGATCAAAAACGCGGGTTTTGCCTTCAATGACGCTTGTATTGAGAACATTGAGTATCATGACGATCGCAAACTCGACAAAGCTCAAATCATCCGCTTGGCTAGCTGTAACTACATCCAAGAAGCCCATAACATCATAATCCTTGGAGCCACGGGCAGCGGAAAAACCTACCTCTCAAATGCTTTTGGCATGGCTGCCAACCGAAACTTTTACACGGTTAAATATGTACGGCTTCCCGATCTGCTGGGTGAATTGGCCATTGCACGCGGTGAGGGGACATACCGCAAGGTCATCAAAGCTTACAAACAGGTAAAGCTGCTCATTTTGGATGAATGGCTTCTGTTTCCGCTCAAGGAAAGCGAAGCCCGCGATCTGCTTGAGATCGTAGAATCTCGTTACAAAAAAGCTTCTACCATATTCTGTTCCCAGTTTGAGATCGGCGGTTGGTATCATAAAATTGGCGAACCGACACTGGCCGATGCCATTTCAGATCGCATTGTGCATGATTCCTACACCATTTTTATCGACGGTAAAAACTCTATGCGGGAGCGCAAGGGTATTGCCGACAGATAA